The genome window CCTGGGATTTCGCAAGTGGGTTTCCCAAAGCGGCGTCGAAAAGGAAAAGTTGGAGATCATCGCGTCCAGCGTCGAGGCTTTCGATCCGAAGGACGCGAACAACAGACCCTCCAGTTTTGTCATGCTGACCCTGAAAGCCATCAAGGATGGCGGCGCGGTCGATTTCACCCAGAACGGCAGGGCGCGTGGCAAGGTGTCCGCGATGCTTTCCACCGGAAAGGACGCGAGCGGCAACTACCGCGAACCGCTCTGGCTGGACGTGGTGAACGTCGCTCAGGACGATCAGATCACGCCCATCATCGACGTGATCGGTCAGTTGCAGAAAGGCGATTACTTCACCGTGAAGGGTCACCTGAGCATGGATGAATGGACGGACAAGGACGGAAACAAGCGTCACAGCTATTCCGTCTGGGCTAACAGCATCGAACCCTTCTCCTGGGGTGATGCTGACGAACAGGGCGCTATCGAGGACGAACCCGAACTCGAAGGCGAACCTGCCTAGCACGACCGGGAGCCTGTTGACCAACAGGCTCCCATCTTCGCCCCCTGGCAGGGTAGTGCGCAGTCCGATTCTGCGCGGGCGACCTGCGAGCAAGGTCTGCTGCTATTCAGACCAAACTTCGCCCAAGAGTGAACGCGGCTCGCATCTCTCGGTGCAG of Anaerolineales bacterium contains these proteins:
- a CDS encoding single-stranded DNA-binding protein, with the protein product MTTNSKSNRPFNFVVFTLGIVRDGGELSDTLTGTGRAFATARGYNYTGKRKEEQTKPSMFFDVKAFSFDDTVSKLVQQVADLSKGDKVTVKGRLGFRKWVSQSGVEKEKLEIIASSVEAFDPKDANNRPSSFVMLTLKAIKDGGAVDFTQNGRARGKVSAMLSTGKDASGNYREPLWLDVVNVAQDDQITPIIDVIGQLQKGDYFTVKGHLSMDEWTDKDGNKRHSYSVWANSIEPFSWGDADEQGAIEDEPELEGEPA